A stretch of Bacteroidota bacterium DNA encodes these proteins:
- a CDS encoding response regulator transcription factor has protein sequence MEKNTYKILVVDDEPDILEFIDYNLKREGYEVYLASNGQEGIEKAKEINPDLIVLDVMMPVLDGIEACRRLREMPEFKATFIVFLTARSEEYSEIAGFNVGADDYISKPIKPRVLLSRINAILRRKDQSTSPSKILLGDLVIDKDSFSVSKAGHKVQMAKKEFELLYLLASKPGKVFTRENILEKVWGDDVLVVDRTIDVHIRKIREKLGDENISTVKGVGYKFEA, from the coding sequence ATGGAAAAAAACACATATAAGATACTTGTTGTAGATGATGAACCAGATATCCTGGAATTTATTGACTATAACCTGAAGCGTGAAGGTTATGAGGTTTACTTAGCCTCTAACGGACAGGAAGGTATTGAGAAAGCAAAAGAAATTAACCCCGACCTTATTGTACTGGATGTAATGATGCCCGTACTTGATGGTATTGAGGCTTGCCGTCGCCTTAGGGAAATGCCTGAATTTAAAGCCACTTTTATTGTGTTCTTAACCGCACGTAGCGAAGAGTACAGTGAAATTGCAGGGTTTAATGTGGGGGCTGATGATTATATATCTAAACCCATTAAGCCACGTGTGTTGCTTAGCCGCATAAACGCTATTCTACGTCGCAAAGACCAAAGTACATCGCCCTCTAAAATACTTTTAGGCGACTTGGTAATTGACAAAGACAGTTTTAGCGTTAGCAAAGCGGGACACAAAGTGCAAATGGCTAAAAAAGAGTTTGAATTGTTGTATTTGCTTGCCAGCAAACCCGGTAAGGTTTTCACCCGCGAAAACATTCTTGAAAAAGTATGGGGTGATGATGTATTGGTTGTTGACAGGACTATTGATGTTCACATCCGGAAAATACGCGAAAAACTTGGCGACGAGAATATTAGCACCGTAAAAGGGGTTGGGTACAAGTTTGAAGCATGA
- a CDS encoding sensor histidine kinase, which produces MIRNPTPGNISLLTSLALALLVSGVVYAVNPEFNDVIISFAVVLVSSFILFFLAIEVFIYRKIKLIYKTIHRLKTQRHLTDALRETSLKHNPIDDVNEEVVNWAKSQATEIEQLRKLEAFRKEFLGNVSHELKTPIFNIQGYIHTLLDGAIDDPEVNIHFLKKAAKSLDRLSDLVEDLISISQLETGQMKMEMEKFDIHALTLDIFEAMEMRAKEKGVDLVFKEGCDKPFWVYADKYRIRQVLVNLIVNSIKYGKANEGKTLVSFYDMDENLLIEVADNGEGIDAIHLPRLFERFYRVDRHRSRDEGGSGLGLAIVKHIIEAHNQTINVRSKIGVGTTFGFTLRKGSNEKAVAVL; this is translated from the coding sequence ATGATACGAAATCCCACGCCGGGTAATATATCTTTATTAACCTCATTAGCATTGGCGTTGTTGGTTTCAGGGGTGGTGTATGCCGTCAACCCTGAATTCAACGACGTCATTATTTCTTTTGCCGTAGTATTAGTTTCGTCATTCATTCTGTTTTTTCTTGCCATAGAGGTTTTTATCTATCGTAAGATTAAACTGATATACAAAACCATACACCGGCTAAAAACCCAACGCCACCTTACCGATGCTTTGCGCGAAACATCATTAAAGCACAACCCTATTGATGATGTAAACGAAGAGGTGGTAAACTGGGCAAAATCTCAAGCTACAGAAATTGAGCAACTTCGTAAACTTGAAGCCTTTAGGAAGGAGTTTTTAGGAAACGTTTCGCACGAACTGAAAACCCCCATCTTTAACATACAAGGCTACATACATACCTTGTTAGACGGGGCTATTGACGACCCAGAGGTAAACATCCATTTCCTTAAAAAAGCAGCAAAAAGCTTAGACCGCCTATCCGATTTAGTAGAAGATCTTATCAGCATCAGCCAGTTAGAAACCGGCCAGATGAAGATGGAGATGGAAAAGTTTGATATACACGCCCTAACCCTTGATATTTTTGAAGCCATGGAAATGCGCGCCAAAGAAAAAGGGGTTGATTTAGTGTTTAAAGAAGGTTGCGATAAACCTTTTTGGGTGTATGCTGATAAATACAGGATTAGACAGGTATTGGTAAACCTTATCGTAAACTCTATTAAATATGGTAAAGCCAACGAAGGCAAAACCTTAGTGAGTTTTTACGATATGGATGAAAACCTGCTGATTGAAGTGGCCGATAACGGCGAAGGTATTGATGCAATACACTTACCCCGCTTGTTTGAACGCTTTTACAGGGTTGACAGGCACCGTAGCCGCGATGAAGGCGGTAGTGGTCTTGGATTAGCCATTGTGAAGCACATAATCGAGGCGCACAATCAAACTATCAATGTGCGCAGTAAAATTGGGGTTGGCACCACCTTTGGCTTCACCCTACGCAAGGGTAGTAATGAAAAAGCAGTTGCAGTATTATAA
- the mscL gene encoding large conductance mechanosensitive channel protein MscL: MGLIAEFKEFAMKGSVLDLAVGVVIGAAFAKIVDSLVADIIMPIVGILTGGYDFAKLSYKMGSAELKYGNFIQVSLNFLIIAFVLFLVIKAANKAKAKLVD, encoded by the coding sequence ATGGGACTAATAGCAGAATTTAAAGAGTTTGCCATGAAAGGCAGCGTGCTTGATTTGGCTGTGGGTGTTGTTATCGGAGCGGCTTTCGCAAAAATTGTAGATTCACTGGTAGCTGATATTATTATGCCTATTGTAGGTATATTAACTGGGGGTTACGATTTTGCTAAATTATCATACAAAATGGGGAGTGCTGAACTAAAGTATGGTAATTTTATTCAGGTATCCCTCAACTTTTTAATCATAGCCTTTGTACTTTTTTTAGTAATAAAAGCAGCTAACAAGGCAAAAGCCAAACTTGTAGACTAA
- a CDS encoding TlpA family protein disulfide reductase: MEIDIKNDQVITYTVKNSKETEELCKIAQVNADYNQKIIDLDATLQVTPPPGPAKQKEVNDKIEALVAELKVKIAEATAASKSPMAQVFAIEMLQVNLDLKTEEQIISSIDKQPANKWLTGYKNRAQTRLATSVGAKAPEITLNNPDGKALSLSSLKGKYVLIDFWASWCKPCRAENPNVVRLYNTYKDKGFEIFGVSLDQNAQAWKNAIMADNLTWQHVSDLGGWQSSAAKLYSVSSIPMTVLLDKEGRIIAKGLRGAELENKLKSLLN; encoded by the coding sequence ATGGAGATTGATATTAAAAATGACCAAGTAATTACCTATACCGTTAAAAACAGCAAAGAAACCGAAGAGCTATGCAAAATAGCCCAAGTGAATGCCGACTATAACCAAAAAATAATTGACTTGGACGCTACTTTACAAGTAACTCCTCCTCCCGGTCCTGCTAAGCAAAAAGAAGTAAACGACAAAATTGAGGCATTGGTAGCAGAACTAAAAGTTAAAATTGCTGAAGCAACTGCAGCCAGCAAAAGCCCGATGGCTCAAGTATTTGCCATTGAAATGCTACAGGTGAATCTTGATTTGAAAACCGAAGAGCAGATTATAAGTAGTATTGATAAACAACCTGCCAACAAATGGCTAACAGGTTATAAAAACCGTGCTCAAACAAGGCTGGCAACTTCTGTAGGTGCAAAAGCCCCTGAAATTACCTTAAACAACCCTGATGGTAAAGCTCTTAGTCTTAGCTCGCTAAAAGGTAAATATGTACTGATTGATTTTTGGGCATCGTGGTGTAAACCTTGCCGTGCTGAAAATCCAAACGTAGTTCGTTTGTATAATACTTACAAAGACAAAGGATTTGAGATTTTTGGCGTATCGCTTGACCAAAATGCACAAGCATGGAAAAATGCAATTATGGCTGACAATTTAACTTGGCAACACGTGAGCGATTTGGGTGGATGGCAATCATCTGCTGCAAAATTGTATAGCGTATCAAGTATACCAATGACTGTTTTGCTTGACAAAGAAGGTCGAATTATTGCCAAAGGTTTAAGAGGAGCCGAGTTGGAAAACAAGTTGAAAAGCTTGTTGAATTAA
- a CDS encoding OmpA family protein, whose amino-acid sequence MKILTAWVSLLFCCVSAFAQYDIRESIYFDSDSFNFDKTALAQIQRIKNKLINNPYHRIEIYGNTDSIGELKYNQELSEKRVKSVLAYLLNGGTESKRIIKTAAFGEKSPMADNGNEWGRHKNRRVDIMVQMDHDTCIKDGCAKTCLPKGTFDPAFNREVKITLVPITNFDQMAENNISPQTNRGDYLFSNGMMRITSTVNGQPVNPKKNVKISIPAHRIDPDMAIYEGSNGNGPVKWERKTIELKKVNDHCLVYEIDGSWLNKWINMDKPRPAGNMICLDNPFIYLDLPMDGDTNKVIENDIILSFNTGDFEGHNAKAVTVKTGNVANMCDWLKNNITSNTTDGGYLDKNQRVLKINGFYEDGKKVELENLNNFTALFPFKEDKKEPTFYTAERNADGKIIWDNAGKPDSILDLKGCGCKYYVKEFQYPVQYISISTTAEVEKEKVETKALKFKKVIMNELFVYYKKDNLMITLKPNAKGQFDIPLYDKEGDIIVMGKYIKEGEIYYFDERLSNIKPAWFGWFGDTKRMKKSKFKKYDEKKGLKLKNISCTKGKPKEAIKSEKKEDIEWLNDPTVPAPTTNNK is encoded by the coding sequence ATGAAAATACTTACTGCCTGGGTTTCATTATTATTTTGCTGTGTATCAGCATTTGCCCAATACGACATCAGAGAAAGCATCTACTTCGATTCTGACAGTTTTAACTTTGATAAAACTGCCCTCGCCCAAATACAACGCATCAAAAATAAGCTGATTAATAACCCCTACCACCGTATTGAAATTTATGGAAACACGGATAGTATCGGTGAACTGAAATATAATCAGGAATTATCAGAAAAAAGGGTCAAAAGCGTGCTTGCCTACCTGTTGAACGGGGGTACTGAAAGTAAGCGGATTATTAAAACGGCTGCCTTCGGCGAAAAAAGCCCGATGGCCGATAATGGTAACGAATGGGGACGGCACAAAAACCGACGGGTGGACATTATGGTACAAATGGACCACGACACCTGTATTAAGGACGGTTGCGCCAAAACCTGCCTGCCAAAGGGTACGTTTGACCCTGCTTTTAACCGTGAGGTAAAAATTACGCTTGTGCCCATTACCAATTTCGACCAAATGGCGGAGAATAATATTTCGCCGCAAACCAACAGGGGCGATTACCTTTTCTCTAACGGGATGATGCGCATCACCAGTACGGTTAACGGACAGCCCGTAAACCCAAAAAAGAATGTGAAAATCAGCATACCCGCTCACCGTATCGACCCTGATATGGCTATTTATGAAGGGAGTAACGGCAACGGCCCTGTGAAATGGGAACGTAAAACCATTGAGTTGAAAAAGGTGAACGACCATTGTTTGGTGTATGAGATTGACGGCAGCTGGCTTAATAAGTGGATTAACATGGATAAACCCCGTCCTGCGGGCAATATGATTTGCCTTGACAATCCCTTTATTTACCTTGATTTACCGATGGACGGCGACACCAATAAGGTGATTGAAAACGATATTATTTTATCCTTTAATACCGGGGATTTTGAGGGGCACAATGCCAAAGCTGTTACCGTAAAAACAGGCAACGTAGCCAATATGTGCGACTGGCTGAAAAACAACATCACCAGCAACACCACTGATGGCGGCTATTTGGACAAAAACCAACGGGTGCTAAAAATCAACGGGTTTTATGAAGACGGTAAAAAAGTGGAGTTGGAAAACCTGAATAATTTCACCGCATTATTCCCTTTTAAAGAAGATAAAAAAGAACCTACGTTTTATACTGCCGAGCGCAACGCCGACGGTAAAATTATATGGGACAATGCAGGCAAGCCCGACAGTATTTTGGACTTGAAGGGCTGCGGGTGCAAATACTACGTAAAAGAGTTTCAATACCCGGTGCAGTACATCAGCATATCAACCACCGCCGAGGTAGAAAAAGAGAAGGTAGAAACCAAAGCCTTGAAGTTTAAAAAGGTAATTATGAACGAGCTGTTTGTATATTATAAAAAAGACAACCTGATGATTACCCTTAAACCCAATGCCAAAGGCCAGTTTGACATCCCCTTGTACGATAAAGAAGGCGATATTATAGTAATGGGCAAATACATTAAGGAGGGCGAGATATACTACTTTGACGAGCGTTTATCAAACATTAAACCTGCTTGGTTTGGCTGGTTTGGCGATACCAAACGGATGAAAAAAAGCAAGTTTAAAAAGTACGACGAGAAAAAAGGCCTTAAACTTAAAAACATCAGCTGCACCAAAGGCAAACCCAAAGAAGCAATTAAAAGTGAGAAGAAAGAGGATATTGAATGGTTGAACGACCCTACCGTCCCTGCTCCTACTACCAACAATAAATAG
- a CDS encoding phosphoribosylpyrophosphate synthetase: MYAYDTLVEALNDLRKRGYTLDFNLTPECLHCTDNDLRLHPEDFEITETYRFEGETNPSDESILYAIQSNGGDKGVLVNAYGLYSDPMTDSMAKKLSFHSI; this comes from the coding sequence ATGTACGCATACGATACGCTGGTTGAGGCACTCAACGATTTACGCAAAAGGGGCTATACGCTTGATTTTAATCTAACCCCTGAGTGTTTGCATTGCACTGATAATGATTTGCGGTTGCATCCCGAAGATTTTGAAATAACTGAAACGTACCGTTTTGAGGGAGAAACGAATCCTTCTGATGAATCGATACTGTATGCCATCCAATCTAACGGCGGAGATAAAGGTGTGCTGGTAAATGCTTACGGTCTATACTCTGATCCTATGACCGATTCAATGGCCAAGAAATTGAGTTTTCATTCAATCTAA
- a CDS encoding alpha/beta fold hydrolase, which produces MKKAVALLVVVLCATVVFSQSKENKAVLEKVMQLNTQQEFKQLAKLFDTAKGRQVPPYLLYRAWNDVVDKFGNYKTTKTLKTEVKNGQEFVIEEFEFDSGYVKMKIGFSANHMITTYMLKEMTSKADRQLEEKYRLPAYVTVKNVQATSVEFGKAPFILKGELTMPKNAKTDVPVVVIVHGSGPGDMNGKQGPQQPYRDIAYGLASKGIAVLRYDKRTNTYADECAEDDYFTVNEETVYDAQEAVRFLHTYKGIDAKRIIVIGHSLGGMMLPRIADMEIPLAGVVFMAAPAKRLSDKIIEQMDYLAGLYPDKKESYEKQKDEFVRLQRHWYDTNTNKRYLPFGVGARYWDDIESYSQTEAAKKMKLPMLFLQGSRDYQVNNQDFELWKEALKSSPNATFRLLNGHTHNMIAGTGKPCPEDYNIPANVSLQVVDELTQWIKGLK; this is translated from the coding sequence ATGAAAAAGGCAGTAGCTTTATTGGTGGTTGTTTTATGCGCAACGGTGGTGTTTTCTCAATCAAAAGAGAATAAAGCTGTGCTTGAAAAAGTGATGCAGCTAAATACCCAGCAAGAGTTTAAACAACTGGCAAAACTGTTTGATACGGCAAAAGGCAGGCAAGTGCCGCCTTATTTATTGTACAGGGCTTGGAATGATGTGGTGGATAAATTTGGTAACTATAAGACTACCAAAACCCTGAAAACAGAGGTGAAGAACGGTCAAGAGTTTGTGATTGAAGAGTTTGAATTTGACAGCGGTTATGTAAAAATGAAAATAGGGTTCTCTGCCAACCACATGATTACTACTTACATGCTGAAAGAAATGACCTCTAAGGCCGACAGACAGTTGGAAGAAAAGTACCGTTTGCCCGCCTATGTAACTGTAAAAAATGTGCAAGCTACTTCGGTTGAGTTTGGTAAAGCCCCTTTTATACTTAAGGGCGAGCTTACTATGCCCAAGAATGCAAAAACCGATGTACCTGTGGTGGTGATTGTTCACGGTTCAGGCCCGGGTGATATGAACGGAAAGCAAGGTCCGCAGCAACCTTACCGAGACATTGCATACGGTTTGGCAAGCAAAGGCATTGCCGTTCTTAGATACGATAAGCGAACCAATACCTATGCGGATGAATGTGCAGAGGATGATTATTTTACGGTGAACGAAGAAACCGTTTACGATGCTCAGGAAGCCGTTAGGTTTTTACATACTTATAAGGGTATTGATGCAAAGCGCATTATAGTAATAGGGCATAGCTTAGGGGGTATGATGCTGCCCCGCATTGCTGATATGGAAATACCTTTAGCGGGGGTGGTGTTTATGGCAGCTCCTGCCAAACGGCTTTCGGATAAGATTATAGAGCAGATGGATTATTTGGCCGGATTGTATCCCGATAAAAAGGAATCATACGAAAAACAAAAAGACGAGTTTGTTCGCCTGCAACGTCATTGGTACGATACTAACACCAATAAGCGTTACTTGCCTTTTGGTGTTGGTGCAAGGTATTGGGATGATATTGAGAGTTATAGCCAAACCGAAGCTGCAAAGAAAATGAAGCTGCCTATGTTGTTTTTGCAAGGTAGTCGCGATTATCAGGTTAATAATCAGGACTTTGAGTTGTGGAAAGAAGCGCTGAAAAGCAGCCCGAATGCAACGTTTAGATTGCTTAACGGACACACTCACAACATGATAGCAGGTACAGGCAAGCCTTGTCCCGAAGATTATAACATACCCGCTAATGTATCGTTGCAGGTAGTTGATGAACTAACGCAATGGATTAAAGGACTCAAGTAA
- a CDS encoding cytochrome-c peroxidase yields MNNLLRVLLYISAGLLVFFSACKPDKAPDTPPVSNDYVFKQPADFPAPMYDFKNNTVTQAGFELGRKLFYDPALSKDSTISCGTCHKQYAAFSDVGHHISHGIQSRLGTRNSPALFNIAWSPTFFWDGGVTHIELQPLAPITNPVEMDETMAGVVTKISKIAAYRPMFKAAFGSDTVTTQAIMRSLAQFMGMMVSHQSKYDKVLRGEASFTPDEQAGYVLFKNNCAACHTEPLFTDFSFRNNGLDTAFTDEGRKHITLQNADLGKFKVPSLRNAAITFPYMHDGRIETLEDVMEHYTKGIKNSPTLDNVLKTPIVLTPTQKAQLILFIKTLTDNTFITDKRFSEPVK; encoded by the coding sequence TTGAATAACTTGTTGAGGGTTTTACTTTACATATCAGCAGGTTTATTGGTGTTTTTCTCGGCCTGCAAGCCGGACAAAGCCCCTGATACCCCTCCTGTTTCCAACGATTACGTGTTTAAGCAACCCGCAGACTTCCCTGCCCCTATGTATGATTTTAAGAATAACACAGTAACGCAGGCAGGTTTTGAGTTGGGCAGAAAATTGTTTTACGACCCTGCCTTATCAAAAGACAGCACAATTTCGTGCGGTACTTGCCACAAGCAATACGCGGCCTTTTCAGATGTGGGTCATCATATTAGCCACGGCATACAAAGCCGTTTAGGCACTCGCAACAGTCCTGCACTGTTTAATATTGCTTGGTCTCCCACCTTTTTTTGGGACGGCGGTGTTACCCATATAGAATTGCAACCCCTTGCCCCCATCACCAACCCTGTAGAAATGGACGAAACCATGGCGGGCGTAGTTACTAAAATAAGTAAGATTGCTGCCTACCGCCCTATGTTTAAGGCCGCCTTTGGAAGCGATACCGTTACCACACAAGCCATTATGCGTTCCCTTGCACAGTTTATGGGCATGATGGTGAGCCACCAAAGCAAGTACGACAAGGTATTGCGGGGAGAAGCCTCTTTTACCCCCGATGAACAGGCCGGTTATGTTTTGTTTAAAAACAACTGCGCTGCTTGCCACACAGAACCATTGTTTACCGATTTTAGCTTTAGAAACAACGGATTAGATACCGCATTTACGGATGAAGGCCGAAAGCATATAACCCTGCAAAATGCTGATTTGGGGAAGTTTAAAGTCCCCAGTTTGCGAAATGCCGCCATTACTTTCCCCTATATGCACGACGGGCGAATAGAAACGCTGGAAGACGTGATGGAACACTACACCAAGGGTATTAAAAACAGCCCCACACTGGATAATGTACTTAAAACTCCTATTGTGCTTACCCCAACACAAAAAGCCCAATTAATACTGTTTATCAAAACCCTTACCGATAATACCTTTATTACCGATAAGCGGTTTAGCGAGCCTGTGAAATGA
- a CDS encoding outer membrane beta-barrel protein, which produces MARYFCLVKTLLVGLVFLLFSKNVAAQQDTVWVYYTVQKGDNLYRLSLRYQVTVQQIMDWNGLTNADAINVGQRLRLGFKKVDGNTPNPPQTTQPNQPVEQPKETGWVIEPDTPKPEIPAQAPTKSFKVNHPFNKDSSQRHEPALIYSGTRIAPKEEEFDTTGTLDITGYISAYYAYYTDSVGPDSYQKFPTLSPHSNEVGLNLVQLSAKYKSEKIRGIITLHWGDMPDAAWSPRFNLFQQANLGIRIVPKLWFDIGYFRTHVGLESVQPRENINSTVSVTTYLEPYYLSGAKLTWQPFKFLTLQANVFNQFNGYIETNQSKMLGMSAMIDPSPNVSITFNTMKTDDVPDYNSVHKQRWYHDLYMVWKTSKSIFGFEANYGLQKNSQIADSTATAFMLSGQLAFKYCFTKRFSMYTRGEYVKDIDGMMSGTFANGQGKNVGIDIYGITGGIEVKPIPNSYVRFEYRRLNDNRSKGDIFYYQGKYRTFRNEFVFSTGFWF; this is translated from the coding sequence ATGGCGAGGTATTTTTGTTTAGTTAAAACCTTGTTGGTAGGCTTGGTTTTTCTGCTTTTTTCTAAAAATGTTGCAGCCCAGCAAGATACTGTTTGGGTGTATTATACCGTACAAAAAGGAGATAATCTATACCGCCTTTCGCTACGATATCAAGTTACCGTGCAGCAAATTATGGACTGGAACGGGCTTACCAATGCCGATGCTATAAATGTTGGGCAACGGTTGCGATTAGGTTTTAAAAAAGTAGATGGTAACACCCCGAACCCGCCCCAAACTACGCAACCTAACCAACCTGTTGAACAGCCTAAAGAAACAGGCTGGGTAATAGAACCCGATACTCCCAAACCTGAAATACCCGCACAAGCTCCAACCAAGTCATTTAAAGTCAACCATCCGTTTAATAAAGACAGCTCCCAACGACACGAGCCTGCGCTAATTTATTCAGGAACACGTATTGCACCTAAAGAAGAAGAGTTTGATACCACGGGAACGTTGGATATTACGGGCTATATAAGTGCTTACTATGCCTATTATACCGATAGTGTAGGGCCTGATTCTTACCAAAAATTCCCGACACTTTCGCCGCACAGTAACGAGGTGGGGCTAAACTTGGTACAGTTATCGGCAAAATATAAATCAGAAAAAATACGGGGAATTATTACCCTGCATTGGGGCGATATGCCTGATGCTGCTTGGTCGCCTCGTTTCAATCTGTTTCAGCAAGCCAACTTAGGCATCCGCATTGTACCCAAATTATGGTTTGATATCGGTTACTTCCGCACCCACGTTGGGTTAGAGTCGGTACAACCGCGCGAAAACATTAACTCAACAGTATCCGTCACCACTTACCTTGAGCCTTATTACTTAAGCGGAGCCAAGCTAACCTGGCAGCCATTTAAGTTTTTAACCTTACAGGCCAACGTTTTTAATCAGTTTAACGGGTACATCGAAACCAATCAATCTAAGATGCTGGGAATGTCGGCAATGATTGACCCTTCGCCCAATGTATCGATTACGTTCAACACGATGAAAACGGACGATGTACCGGATTATAACAGTGTGCACAAGCAGCGTTGGTACCACGATTTGTATATGGTTTGGAAAACAAGCAAAAGCATTTTTGGGTTTGAGGCCAATTACGGACTTCAAAAAAACTCACAAATTGCTGATAGTACAGCAACAGCGTTTATGCTAAGCGGTCAGCTGGCATTTAAATACTGCTTTACTAAACGCTTTTCAATGTATACACGAGGTGAGTATGTGAAGGACATCGATGGAATGATGTCGGGCACGTTTGCCAACGGGCAAGGAAAAAACGTGGGTATAGATATTTATGGCATAACGGGTGGGATTGAAGTAAAGCCCATCCCTAATTCATACGTGAGATTTGAATACCGCAGGCTAAACGATAACCGAAGCAAGGGGGATATATTTTATTATCAAGGTAAGTATAGAACTTTCAGAAACGAATTTGTTTTTAGCACAGGTTTTTGGTTTTAG
- the gatB gene encoding Asp-tRNA(Asn)/Glu-tRNA(Gln) amidotransferase subunit GatB, protein MTATATTSVYDKYEAVIGLEVHAQLLTKSKAFCGDSTEYGAEPNTQVSVISLAHPGTLPRHNKKAIEFAIKMGLAVGSTIREVNHYARKNYFYADLPKGYQITQDKTPICTGGSVKIKLKDGSIKNVGITRIHMEEDAGKSMHDQDIYDTLVDFNRAGVPLIEVVSEPDIRSADEAYQYLTEVRKLVRYLDICDGNMEEGSLRCDANVSVRLKGAEKFGTKVEVKNMNSISNVKRAIEFEIIRQIDDLEAGKTLTTETRSFDASKGITFSMRTKEAANDYRYFPEPDLPPLIVGRAWVDEIHAQMPALPDELHNLYTTKYQLSEYDASVLTDTKEVALYFNQVAGNTTNYKAAANWVMVNVKSYLNENALDMDDFTLPASAIASLIQLIDEGKISHSAASQKVFPVLVQNPTKSPLQIAEELNILQESDSGFIQEAIKAAVAKFPEKVAEYKAGKESLLGLFMGEVMKQSKGKADPKVASQLLKEYLDTIN, encoded by the coding sequence GTGACTGCAACCGCAACTACATCCGTTTATGATAAATACGAGGCCGTTATCGGTCTTGAAGTACACGCCCAATTGCTAACAAAAAGTAAAGCTTTTTGTGGTGATAGCACCGAGTATGGAGCCGAACCTAATACACAGGTTAGTGTAATATCGCTGGCGCATCCCGGCACTTTGCCGCGTCATAATAAAAAGGCTATTGAGTTTGCCATAAAAATGGGACTGGCTGTAGGTTCTACCATTAGAGAGGTAAACCACTATGCCCGTAAAAACTATTTTTATGCAGATTTGCCCAAAGGCTATCAGATAACACAAGACAAAACCCCTATTTGCACCGGAGGTTCAGTAAAAATAAAACTGAAAGACGGCAGCATAAAAAATGTAGGCATTACCCGCATACACATGGAAGAAGATGCCGGTAAAAGCATGCACGACCAAGATATTTATGATACGTTGGTTGATTTTAACCGTGCCGGTGTGCCTTTGATTGAAGTTGTATCGGAACCGGATATTCGCAGTGCTGACGAGGCTTACCAATACCTTACAGAAGTGCGTAAACTGGTGCGCTACCTTGATATTTGCGACGGTAATATGGAAGAGGGCAGTCTGCGTTGCGATGCTAACGTATCGGTAAGGTTAAAAGGTGCCGAGAAGTTTGGTACGAAGGTGGAGGTTAAAAATATGAACTCTATCAGCAACGTGAAACGTGCGATTGAGTTTGAAATCATCCGCCAAATTGATGATTTGGAAGCCGGAAAAACCCTTACCACTGAAACCCGCAGTTTTGACGCTTCTAAGGGAATTACTTTTAGTATGCGTACCAAAGAAGCTGCAAATGATTACCGCTATTTCCCCGAACCTGATTTGCCACCATTGATTGTAGGCCGCGCATGGGTTGATGAAATACACGCGCAAATGCCTGCCCTGCCCGATGAGTTACACAACTTATACACCACTAAGTACCAACTGAGTGAATACGATGCCAGCGTTCTTACAGATACCAAAGAAGTAGCATTGTATTTTAACCAAGTGGCAGGTAATACCACCAATTATAAAGCCGCTGCCAACTGGGTAATGGTAAACGTGAAATCGTACTTGAATGAGAATGCGTTGGATATGGACGATTTTACACTACCCGCTTCAGCTATTGCTTCATTAATACAATTGATTGACGAAGGAAAAATAAGCCACAGTGCTGCTTCGCAAAAGGTATTCCCTGTGTTGGTGCAAAACCCAACCAAAAGCCCCTTGCAAATTGCCGAAGAATTGAACATATTGCAGGAAAGCGATAGCGGATTTATTCAAGAAGCAATAAAAGCAGCTGTTGCTAAGTTTCCTGAGAAGGTGGCCGAATACAAAGCCGGTAAAGAATCTCTTTTGGGATTATTTATGGGTGAAGTGATGAAACAAAGCAAAGGCAAAGCCGACCCAAAAGTGGCAAGCCAATTGCTTAAAGAATACCTTGATACTATAAATTAA